One stretch of Glycine soja cultivar W05 chromosome 7, ASM419377v2, whole genome shotgun sequence DNA includes these proteins:
- the LOC114417942 gene encoding DEAD-box ATP-dependent RNA helicase 20-like isoform X2 translates to MSRYDSRSGDPTSYRDRRSDSGLGAPTGFGGSVQHSSSNRRDYDDGGSPKRNLSLDGLPHFEKNFYVESPAVRAMTDAEVNEYRQQREITVEGRDIPKPVKSFHDAGFPEYVMEEITKAGFTEPTPIQSQGWPMALKGRDLIGIAETGSGKTLAYLLPSIVHVNAQPILNPGDGPIVLVLAPTRELAVQIQQEATKFGASSRIKSTCIYGGVPKGPQVRDLQKGVEIVIATPGRLIDMLESNHTNLQRVTYLVLDEADRMLDMGFDPQLRKIVSQIRPDRQTLYWSATWPKEVEQLARKFLYNPYKVIIGSSDLKANHAIRQYVDIVSEKQKYDKLVKLLEDIMDGSRILIFMDTKKGCDQITRQLRMDGWPALSIHGDKSQAERDWVLSEFKSGKSPIMTATDVAARGLDVKDVKYVINYDFPGSLEDYVHRIGRTGRAGAKGTAYTYFTAANARFAKELIAILEEAGQKVSPELAAMGRGAPPPPSGLVNWTQV, encoded by the exons ATGAGCCGCTACGACAGCCGCTCCGGCGACCCAACTTCCTATCGTGACCGGAGGAG CGATTCTGGGCTAGGTGCACCTACAGGGTTTGGTGGTTCTGTACAACACTCTTCATCAAACAGGAGGGATTATGATGATGGTGGGTCACCAAAGAGGAACCTCAGTTTGGATGGTTTACctcattttgagaaaaacttctACGTTGAGTCACCAGCTGTAAGGGCAATGACAGATGCTGAAGTTAATGAGTACCGGCAGCAGAGGGAAATAACTGTTGAAGGTCGAGATATCCCGAAACCTGTCAAGTCCTTTCATGATGCTGGTTTTCCAG AATATGTAATGGAAGAAATTACAAAAGCTGGCTTTACTGAACCTACGCCCATTCAATCTCAAGGTTGGCCCATGGCTTTGAAGGGGCGTGATCTGATAGGAATTGCAGAAACAGGATCAGGGAAGACACTTGCTTACTTGTTGCCATCCATTGTGCATGTTAATGCTCAGCCTATTCTAA ATCCTGGAGATGGACCAATTGTGTTAGTTTTGGCTCCAACTCGTGAACTTGCTGTCCAAATACAACAAGAGGCTACTAAATTTGGTGCATCATCTAGGATTAAGAGTACATGCATCTATGGTGGGGTTCCAAAGGGACCTCAGGTGCGTGATCTCCAGAAAG GTGTCGAAATTGTAATTGCCACTCCAGGAAGGTTAATTGATATGCTTGAGTCAAATCATACCAACTTGCAGAGGGTCACATACCTTGTATTGGATGAAGCTGATAGGATGTTGGATATGGGGTTTGATCCTCAGCTACGGAAGATTGTCTCCCAG atTCGTCCAGATCGTCAAACTTTGTATTGGAGTGCTACCTGGCCAAAGGAGGTCGAACAATTGGCAAGGAAGTTCCTTTATAACCCATACAAA GTAATTATAGGCTCTTCTGATTTAAAAGCTAACCATGCAATACGGCAATATGTTGACATTGTTTCGGAAAAGCAGAAATATGATAA ATTGGTAAAGTTGCTAGAGGACATCATGGATGGCAGCCGAATACTGATATTTATGGATACCAAAAAAGGATGTGATCAAATCACTAGGCAACTCCGCATGGATGGATGGCCTGCACTCTCAATTCATGGAGATAAAAGTCAAGCAGAAAGAGATTGGGTGCTCTCAGAATTTAAATCAGGCAAAAGTCCTATTATGACGGCAACAGATGTTGCAGCCCGTGGTCTAG ATGTGAAGGATGTGAAATATGTAATAAATTATGACTTCCCGGGGTCACTTGAGGATTATGTTCATCGCATTGGGCGGACAGGGAGAGCTGGTGCAAAAGGAACTGCATACACATACTTCACAGCTGCTAATGCCAGATTTGCAAAGGAACTTATAGCCATACTCGAGGAAGCTGGACAGAAAGTGAGTCCTGAATTAGCAGCAATGGGGCGTGGTGCACCTCCTCCACCTTCAGGTTTAGTTAACTGGACCCAAGTATAA
- the LOC114417942 gene encoding DEAD-box ATP-dependent RNA helicase 20-like isoform X1, with protein MSRYDSRSGDPTSYRDRRSDSGLGAPTGFGGSVQHSSSNRRDYDDGGSPKRNLSLDGLPHFEKNFYVESPAVRAMTDAEVNEYRQQREITVEGRDIPKPVKSFHDAGFPEYVMEEITKAGFTEPTPIQSQGWPMALKGRDLIGIAETGSGKTLAYLLPSIVHVNAQPILNPGDGPIVLVLAPTRELAVQIQQEATKFGASSRIKSTCIYGGVPKGPQVRDLQKGVEIVIATPGRLIDMLESNHTNLQRVTYLVLDEADRMLDMGFDPQLRKIVSQIRPDRQTLYWSATWPKEVEQLARKFLYNPYKVIIGSSDLKANHAIRQYVDIVSEKQKYDKLVKLLEDIMDGSRILIFMDTKKGCDQITRQLRMDGWPALSIHGDKSQAERDWVLSEFKSGKSPIMTATDVAARGLDVKDVKYVINYDFPGSLEDYVHRIGRTGRAGAKGTAYTYFTAANARFAKELIAILEEAGQKVSPELAAMGRGAPPPPSGPRGFQDRGRGYGSSRPWS; from the exons ATGAGCCGCTACGACAGCCGCTCCGGCGACCCAACTTCCTATCGTGACCGGAGGAG CGATTCTGGGCTAGGTGCACCTACAGGGTTTGGTGGTTCTGTACAACACTCTTCATCAAACAGGAGGGATTATGATGATGGTGGGTCACCAAAGAGGAACCTCAGTTTGGATGGTTTACctcattttgagaaaaacttctACGTTGAGTCACCAGCTGTAAGGGCAATGACAGATGCTGAAGTTAATGAGTACCGGCAGCAGAGGGAAATAACTGTTGAAGGTCGAGATATCCCGAAACCTGTCAAGTCCTTTCATGATGCTGGTTTTCCAG AATATGTAATGGAAGAAATTACAAAAGCTGGCTTTACTGAACCTACGCCCATTCAATCTCAAGGTTGGCCCATGGCTTTGAAGGGGCGTGATCTGATAGGAATTGCAGAAACAGGATCAGGGAAGACACTTGCTTACTTGTTGCCATCCATTGTGCATGTTAATGCTCAGCCTATTCTAA ATCCTGGAGATGGACCAATTGTGTTAGTTTTGGCTCCAACTCGTGAACTTGCTGTCCAAATACAACAAGAGGCTACTAAATTTGGTGCATCATCTAGGATTAAGAGTACATGCATCTATGGTGGGGTTCCAAAGGGACCTCAGGTGCGTGATCTCCAGAAAG GTGTCGAAATTGTAATTGCCACTCCAGGAAGGTTAATTGATATGCTTGAGTCAAATCATACCAACTTGCAGAGGGTCACATACCTTGTATTGGATGAAGCTGATAGGATGTTGGATATGGGGTTTGATCCTCAGCTACGGAAGATTGTCTCCCAG atTCGTCCAGATCGTCAAACTTTGTATTGGAGTGCTACCTGGCCAAAGGAGGTCGAACAATTGGCAAGGAAGTTCCTTTATAACCCATACAAA GTAATTATAGGCTCTTCTGATTTAAAAGCTAACCATGCAATACGGCAATATGTTGACATTGTTTCGGAAAAGCAGAAATATGATAA ATTGGTAAAGTTGCTAGAGGACATCATGGATGGCAGCCGAATACTGATATTTATGGATACCAAAAAAGGATGTGATCAAATCACTAGGCAACTCCGCATGGATGGATGGCCTGCACTCTCAATTCATGGAGATAAAAGTCAAGCAGAAAGAGATTGGGTGCTCTCAGAATTTAAATCAGGCAAAAGTCCTATTATGACGGCAACAGATGTTGCAGCCCGTGGTCTAG ATGTGAAGGATGTGAAATATGTAATAAATTATGACTTCCCGGGGTCACTTGAGGATTATGTTCATCGCATTGGGCGGACAGGGAGAGCTGGTGCAAAAGGAACTGCATACACATACTTCACAGCTGCTAATGCCAGATTTGCAAAGGAACTTATAGCCATACTCGAGGAAGCTGGACAGAAAGTGAGTCCTGAATTAGCAGCAATGGGGCGTGGTGCACCTCCTCCACCTTCAG gTCCCCGAGGTTTCCAAGACCGTGGGAGGGGTTATGGCAGTTCTCGTCCATGGAGCTGA
- the LOC114417943 gene encoding uncharacterized protein LOC114417943: MSEEGPPKLYTDKPRKAQLKQFRGQQKSNAFSSPAAMGTHAATPPPPPPPPKEPFIRRYKFVWPMLLAVNLGVAAYLFTRTKKKGTGEEEQDVTRVSTKDATPHVVEMPVPPPSITNPMIKREPIPENEQCELLKWILEEKRKVKAKDAEEKRKIDEEKALLKKLIRSKSIPSV; encoded by the exons ATGAGTGAAGAAGGTCCTCCAAAGCTATATACCGACAAGCCCCGAAAAG CGCAATTGAAGCAGTTTCGGGGGCAACAGAAATCAAACGCGTTCTCCTCTCCGGCGGCGATGGGGACACACGCCGCTACTCCGCCGCCACCTCCGCCACCGCCAAAGGAACCCTTTATTCGGCGCTACAAATTCGTTTGGCCTATGCTTTTGGCCGTGAATCTTGGTGTCGCAg CTTATTTGTTTACGAGGACAAAGAAGAAGGGTACTGGTGAGGAGGAGCAAGATGTAACTCGTGTCTCAACTAAGGATGCTACCCCTCATGTTGTTGAGATGCCTGTGCCGCCACCATCTATTACAAATCCCATGATCAAACGAGAGCCAATTCCAGAAAACGAACAATGTGAACTCTTGAAGTGGATATTGGAAGAGAAGAGGAAGGTCAAAGCAAAAGACGCAGAGGAGAAGCGGAAAATTGATGAAGAGAAAGCTCTGCTTAAAAAGCTTATTCGGTCAAAATCCATCCCAAGTGTCTAA